Proteins encoded by one window of Mycolicibacterium cosmeticum:
- a CDS encoding DUF305 domain-containing protein produces the protein MVKATAAIAAAVAVLVVGCSNGSNGSGPTEDAGHSGHQSSAPAAGSATADAAAHNDADVMFAQMMIPHHSQAVEMSDILLAKQGVDPRVVQLATEIKAAQAPEIAQMQGWLTSWGSPATAPMDHGMQGMVSAQDIDKLRNAPGPEAAKLYVTQMIAHHEGAIAMAQDEIANGQYGPAIELSHAIVDTQQREIDTMKSMLGTL, from the coding sequence CGGCGGTCGCCGTTCTGGTGGTGGGCTGTAGTAATGGGAGTAACGGATCCGGCCCGACCGAGGACGCCGGCCACAGCGGACATCAGAGCAGCGCGCCGGCTGCCGGGTCGGCGACCGCCGACGCCGCGGCGCACAACGATGCCGACGTGATGTTCGCCCAGATGATGATTCCGCACCACAGCCAGGCCGTGGAGATGAGCGACATCCTGCTGGCCAAGCAGGGCGTCGACCCCCGCGTCGTTCAGCTGGCCACCGAGATCAAGGCCGCGCAGGCACCCGAGATCGCCCAGATGCAGGGCTGGCTGACATCGTGGGGCAGTCCCGCCACGGCGCCGATGGACCACGGGATGCAAGGCATGGTGTCCGCCCAGGACATCGACAAGCTGCGTAACGCCCCTGGCCCGGAGGCCGCCAAGCTGTACGTCACCCAGATGATCGCCCATCACGAGGGCGCGATCGCGATGGCTCAGGACGAGATCGCCAACGGGCAATACGGCCCGGCGATCGAGTTGTCCCACGCCATCGTCGATACCCAGCAGAGAGAGATCGACACCATGAAGTCGATGCTCGGGACGTTGTGA
- a CDS encoding AIM24 family protein, which yields MSGQWLRDPEGRFEYRWWDGQRWTDQVSHQGQVRTAPLGAPPAQQQPPQPQQPVQAGDGFTGITGDLVDGRFSEKESAAVANQNRKLLRVRVGEPFLARQGSMVAYQGNVDFAFEGGGAGKFLKKALTGEGLPLMRVSGQGDVFLAEQSFDVHLLHLSNAGLSISGKNVLAFSSNLDWNIERVKGGSIATGGLFNTTLRGSGWVALTTDGPPVVLDAAEAPTFADTNAVVAWSANLQTSLKTSFKAGALIGRGSGEALQVAFAGQGFVIVQPSEGIPVPTQ from the coding sequence GTGAGTGGTCAGTGGCTGAGGGATCCCGAAGGCCGGTTCGAGTACCGGTGGTGGGACGGGCAGAGGTGGACCGACCAGGTGTCCCATCAGGGTCAGGTGCGCACCGCGCCACTCGGCGCGCCGCCCGCGCAGCAGCAGCCGCCGCAACCTCAGCAGCCGGTGCAGGCCGGTGACGGCTTCACCGGTATCACCGGCGATCTGGTCGACGGCCGGTTCAGCGAGAAGGAGTCCGCGGCCGTCGCCAATCAGAACAGGAAGCTGCTGCGGGTGCGCGTCGGCGAACCGTTCCTGGCCCGGCAGGGTTCGATGGTGGCCTACCAGGGCAACGTCGACTTCGCCTTCGAGGGCGGCGGTGCCGGCAAGTTCCTCAAGAAGGCGCTGACGGGCGAGGGACTGCCGCTGATGCGGGTGTCCGGCCAGGGCGATGTGTTCCTCGCCGAGCAGTCCTTCGACGTGCACCTGCTGCACCTGAGCAATGCCGGGCTGTCCATCAGCGGCAAGAACGTGCTGGCCTTCTCATCGAACCTGGACTGGAACATCGAGCGGGTCAAGGGCGGCAGCATCGCCACCGGCGGCCTGTTCAACACCACGCTGCGCGGCAGCGGGTGGGTGGCGCTGACCACCGACGGGCCACCGGTCGTGCTTGACGCCGCCGAGGCGCCGACCTTCGCCGACACCAATGCGGTGGTGGCCTGGTCGGCCAACCTGCAGACCTCGCTGAAGACCAGCTTCAAGGCCGGCGCGCTGATCGGGCGCGGCTCCGGCGAGGCGCTGCAGGTGGCCTTCGCGGGTCAGGGCTTCGTCATCGTCCAGCCGTCGGAGGGCATCCCCGTCCCCACGCAGTGA